In Pseudoduganella albidiflava, a single window of DNA contains:
- a CDS encoding NAD-dependent epimerase/dehydratase family protein: MSHEPSPKPFQRLLLTGAGGGLGTLLRERIKPWAEVIRVSDVRDIPAAQAGEEVVRCDLADRDAVLALLDGVDAVLHFGGVSVEEEASKIVQANIVGLHNLYEAVHKQGIKRVIYASSSHVVGFYPTTEVVDASAPLRPDCLYGVSKCFGEALSRYYYDRFGIETVCLRIGSSFEEPRNARMMVTFLAHDDLVELVRCALFTPRVGHTITFGVSDNTVRWWDNRQAAHLGFVPKHSSRPYAERFPQAGAWPPADDIAATFQGGPFVLAGPIYKD, encoded by the coding sequence ATGAGCCACGAACCCTCCCCGAAACCCTTCCAACGCCTGCTGCTGACCGGTGCCGGCGGCGGCCTCGGCACCCTGCTGCGCGAGCGCATCAAGCCGTGGGCGGAGGTGATCCGCGTCAGCGACGTGCGCGATATCCCCGCCGCGCAGGCCGGCGAGGAAGTCGTGCGCTGCGACCTGGCCGACCGCGACGCCGTGCTGGCGCTGCTCGACGGCGTGGACGCCGTGCTTCACTTCGGCGGCGTGTCCGTGGAAGAAGAGGCCAGCAAGATCGTGCAGGCCAATATCGTCGGCCTGCACAACCTGTACGAAGCGGTCCACAAGCAGGGCATCAAGCGCGTCATCTACGCCAGCTCCAGCCACGTGGTCGGCTTCTATCCCACCACCGAGGTGGTCGACGCCAGCGCGCCGCTGCGCCCCGACTGCCTGTATGGCGTGTCGAAGTGCTTCGGCGAAGCCCTGTCGCGCTACTACTACGACCGTTTCGGCATCGAGACCGTCTGCCTGCGCATCGGCTCCTCGTTCGAGGAACCGCGCAACGCGCGCATGATGGTCACCTTCCTGGCCCACGACGACCTGGTGGAGCTGGTGCGCTGCGCGCTGTTCACGCCCCGCGTCGGCCACACGATCACGTTCGGCGTGTCCGACAACACCGTGCGCTGGTGGGACAACCGGCAGGCCGCGCACCTGGGATTCGTGCCGAAGCACAGCTCGCGGCCCTATGCCGAACGCTTCCCGCAAGCCGGCGCCTGGCCGCCGGCGGACGACATCGCCGCCACGTTCCAGGGCGGCCCGTTCGTGCTGGCCGGGCCGATCTACAAGGATTGA
- a CDS encoding EAL domain-containing protein: protein MAIVFPLVRVLLAIGLCLPAAAVAAPLRVVLERNYPPFAFRNADGKLEGYSVDLWRLWEQQTGVKVELYPVDWPDVQRLLREGRVDVADTIFHTEGRTAYLDFSAPYADVTTSIYAHRAITGIHDFASLKGFAVTVQVDDACVERLQRRRVDVRTMSYQALLAGLADRSVKLLCMDDNAANYDFFRLGVHDDYMKTVEVAQTQVRRAVRKGDAATLALVEGGMARISPDDIAALHDKWMGRPLGFASYGRPLLQALAVLGGLVLLLGGWLVSVRRAVRNRTGELEYEKAQLRTLIESSTDLIWLKDAAGIYQACNHQLTALLDRPREEIIGKDDVALFGALAGERFRQDDLAALLAGRALTGEDHVAVPGQAAERVFETIKTPIRNADGTVLGVLGVARDITERRERERLLFEQDRLLQEMSALARIGAWELDPADGQLRWTDEVARICQAVTARPLTLELFLGCCKVSDRKVAEQACAAAIARGEPFDLELEFETPGPRTWVRMQCSPVLDGDRVVKLRGTVQDVTERRALEESMRMANLIYQTSPEAIVVTDADNRIVDVNPAFTAQTGMSLAAARGTRPRLFESAMHDSGFYAHLWQHLVADGQWQGEVLDREADGTESTKCVDIRVIRQPDGGIFRHVIQFHDISAQKQKDELIWRQTNFDALTGLPNRRLFLDRLEQDIRKAHGADEALAVLQLDFDRFRDINDSFGAAQGDRALIELTGRIAGCLPEDATMGRLGGDAFALVIHEVEGQLHPEPLAQAVIDAVAAPLPLDPDGVAYASASVGISVYPENGSDAIQLVRHAEHAVRLSKEAGRGQFQYFMPELHERAHVKFLLTNDLREALARHELAVHYQPIVEVATGHIRKAETLLRWRHPERGMVSPALFIPLAEEAGLIREISEWVVEEAIASVLRWNRMYGRVIELSVNISASQFEQRGPLSWLDRVVQANLPHHSITVEITEGVLVHDAEQVNRCLGTLHAAGAKVSIDDFGTGFSALSYLKRFEIDYLKIDKSFIDNLPGDSGDKALTEAIVDLAHRLGIEAIAEGVETGAQRDALAAIGCDYIQGYFYSKAVTREVFERLLEGQMAH from the coding sequence ATGGCCATCGTTTTCCCGCTCGTCCGCGTGCTGCTGGCGATCGGCCTCTGCCTGCCCGCGGCGGCCGTCGCCGCGCCCCTGCGCGTGGTCCTGGAACGGAACTACCCGCCGTTTGCCTTCCGCAATGCCGACGGCAAGCTGGAAGGCTATTCGGTCGACCTGTGGCGCCTGTGGGAGCAGCAGACCGGCGTGAAGGTGGAACTGTATCCGGTCGACTGGCCGGATGTCCAACGTCTGCTGCGCGAAGGCCGGGTCGACGTGGCCGACACCATTTTCCACACCGAAGGGCGCACCGCGTACCTGGATTTCTCCGCGCCCTATGCGGACGTGACGACGTCGATCTATGCGCACCGGGCCATCACCGGCATCCATGATTTCGCCAGCCTGAAAGGATTCGCGGTCACGGTGCAGGTCGACGATGCCTGCGTGGAGCGGCTGCAACGCCGCCGCGTCGACGTCCGGACCATGTCGTACCAGGCGCTGCTTGCCGGGCTTGCCGATCGCAGCGTCAAGCTGCTGTGCATGGACGACAACGCGGCCAACTATGATTTCTTCCGGCTCGGCGTGCATGACGACTACATGAAGACGGTCGAAGTCGCGCAAACGCAGGTGCGCCGGGCGGTCAGGAAGGGCGACGCGGCCACGCTGGCGCTGGTCGAAGGCGGCATGGCCCGCATCAGTCCCGACGACATCGCCGCCCTGCACGATAAATGGATGGGACGCCCGCTGGGCTTCGCCAGCTACGGGCGCCCGCTGTTGCAGGCGCTGGCCGTGCTGGGCGGGCTGGTCCTGCTGCTGGGGGGCTGGCTGGTGTCCGTGCGCAGGGCGGTGCGCAACCGTACTGGTGAGCTTGAGTACGAGAAGGCGCAATTGCGCACGCTGATCGAGAGCAGCACGGACCTGATCTGGCTGAAGGACGCCGCGGGCATCTACCAGGCCTGCAACCACCAGCTGACGGCACTGCTGGACCGGCCGAGGGAAGAGATCATCGGCAAGGACGATGTCGCGCTGTTCGGCGCGCTGGCGGGCGAGCGCTTCCGGCAAGACGATCTCGCCGCGCTGCTGGCCGGCCGCGCGCTCACGGGGGAAGATCACGTGGCGGTGCCGGGCCAGGCCGCCGAGCGTGTGTTTGAAACCATCAAGACCCCGATCCGGAACGCCGACGGCACGGTGCTCGGCGTGCTGGGCGTGGCGCGCGACATCACCGAGCGCCGCGAGCGCGAACGCCTGCTGTTCGAGCAGGACAGGCTGCTGCAGGAAATGAGCGCGCTGGCCCGCATCGGCGCGTGGGAGCTCGACCCGGCCGACGGACAATTGCGCTGGACCGACGAGGTGGCGCGCATCTGCCAGGCCGTGACGGCCCGGCCGCTGACGCTGGAACTCTTCCTGGGCTGCTGCAAGGTGAGCGACCGGAAAGTGGCCGAGCAGGCCTGCGCGGCGGCCATCGCGCGCGGCGAGCCGTTCGACCTGGAACTGGAGTTCGAGACGCCGGGGCCGCGCACCTGGGTGCGCATGCAGTGCAGTCCCGTGCTCGACGGCGACCGGGTGGTCAAACTGCGCGGCACGGTGCAGGACGTGACCGAGCGCCGCGCGCTGGAAGAGTCGATGCGCATGGCGAACCTGATCTACCAGACCAGCCCGGAAGCCATCGTGGTCACCGATGCCGACAACCGCATCGTCGACGTCAATCCCGCGTTCACGGCACAAACCGGCATGTCGCTGGCCGCGGCCCGTGGCACGCGCCCGCGCCTGTTCGAGTCGGCCATGCACGACAGCGGCTTCTATGCGCACCTGTGGCAGCACCTGGTGGCCGACGGCCAGTGGCAGGGCGAAGTGCTGGACCGCGAGGCCGACGGCACCGAGAGCACCAAGTGTGTCGATATCCGCGTGATCCGCCAGCCGGACGGCGGCATCTTCCGCCATGTGATCCAGTTCCACGACATCAGCGCGCAAAAACAGAAGGACGAGCTGATCTGGCGCCAGACCAACTTCGACGCGCTGACCGGGCTGCCGAACCGCCGGCTGTTCCTCGACCGTCTCGAACAGGATATCCGCAAGGCGCACGGCGCCGACGAGGCGCTGGCCGTGCTGCAGCTCGATTTCGACCGCTTCCGCGACATCAACGACAGCTTCGGCGCCGCCCAGGGCGACCGGGCGCTGATCGAGCTGACCGGGCGCATCGCCGGCTGCCTGCCCGAAGATGCCACGATGGGGCGCCTCGGGGGCGACGCGTTCGCGCTCGTGATCCACGAAGTCGAGGGGCAACTGCACCCGGAGCCGCTGGCCCAGGCCGTGATCGACGCTGTCGCCGCGCCGCTGCCCCTCGATCCGGACGGCGTGGCTTACGCGTCCGCCAGCGTCGGCATCAGCGTCTATCCGGAGAACGGCAGCGACGCCATCCAGCTCGTCAGGCATGCCGAGCACGCGGTACGGCTGTCCAAGGAAGCCGGGCGCGGGCAATTCCAGTATTTCATGCCGGAGTTGCACGAGCGGGCGCATGTGAAGTTCTTGCTGACCAACGACTTGCGCGAGGCATTGGCCCGCCATGAGCTGGCCGTGCACTACCAGCCCATCGTCGAAGTCGCCACGGGCCATATCCGCAAGGCCGAGACGCTGCTGCGCTGGCGCCATCCGGAACGCGGCATGGTCAGCCCGGCGCTGTTTATCCCGCTGGCGGAAGAGGCGGGGCTGATCCGGGAGATCAGCGAGTGGGTGGTGGAGGAAGCCATCGCCAGCGTGTTGCGGTGGAACCGGATGTACGGCCGCGTGATCGAACTGAGCGTCAACATTTCCGCATCGCAATTCGAGCAGCGAGGCCCCCTGTCCTGGCTCGACCGCGTGGTCCAGGCGAACCTGCCCCACCACAGCATTACCGTGGAAATCACCGAAGGGGTGCTGGTCCACGATGCGGAGCAGGTGAACCGGTGCCTCGGCACGCTGCATGCCGCGGGGGCCAAGGTGTCGATCGACGACTTCGGCACCGGCTTTTCGGCGCTGTCCTACCTGAAGCGCTTCGAGATCGATTACCTGAAGATCGACAAGTCGTTCATCGACAACCTGCCCGGCGACAGCGGCGACAAGGCGCTCACCGAAGCCATCGTCGACCTGGCGCACCGGCTCGGCATCGAGGCCATTGCCGAAGGCGTCGAGACGGGCGCGCAGCGCGATGCCCTGGCCGCCATCGGCTGCGACTACATCCAGGGCTATTTCTACTCGAAGGCGGTAACCCGCGAAGTCTTCGAGCGGCTGCTGGAAGGGCAGATGGCGCACTGA
- a CDS encoding PepSY-associated TM helix domain-containing protein: MRSELIRTYKSLHTWTGIVAGMALFIAFYAGALTVFKEPLSRWATPPGAHGATVPLGDAPALIAATLAVRPAIADRFRLDLVAEGNGAGGMRLSWDESDGSEDDHDRGNDRHFSATLAPDGSVRVAEQRPAKLAEFLDVLHRVVGLPYDTDPNRWVMGVVAALYALALISGVVVLLPTLAKDFFALRLGRNLKRMWLDAHNVIGIVSLPFHVIMALTATVFAFHDGLYAAQDAALYDGKIDALWRAGTPKPPRVAPDPASLLAPAELVARARAAAPGFEPVALHYARVGKSGANVRVWGRAPTDIARTPEGGFILMDPYTGKIGGTDYTPGLQPGSAATLTSFFALHFASFGGPSVAWAYFVLGLAGAFLFYTGNLLWVESRRRSERAGHGPVEQRRATRWMAAATVGVCLGCICAVSLAIAAAKGLHGVVADPGEWHRLVYYTVFLGAVAWSFVAGAARAGVHLLWGAAIATALIPALSLAAWLVPGTWWVSADTATLAVDLVAGAGALAFAAMARRTGRRVAAGRSDSVWAASRPGMAA; this comes from the coding sequence ATGCGCAGTGAACTGATCCGCACCTACAAATCCCTGCATACCTGGACCGGCATCGTGGCCGGCATGGCGCTGTTCATCGCCTTCTATGCCGGCGCGCTGACGGTCTTCAAGGAGCCGCTGTCGCGCTGGGCCACGCCGCCGGGCGCCCATGGAGCAACCGTGCCGCTGGGGGACGCGCCGGCGCTGATCGCCGCCACGCTGGCGGTACGGCCGGCCATCGCGGACCGCTTCCGGCTCGACCTGGTCGCCGAAGGCAACGGGGCCGGCGGCATGCGCCTGAGCTGGGATGAATCCGACGGCAGCGAGGACGACCACGACCGCGGCAACGACCGCCATTTCAGCGCCACGCTGGCACCCGACGGCAGTGTCCGGGTAGCGGAACAGCGGCCGGCAAAGCTGGCCGAATTCCTCGACGTACTGCACCGCGTGGTCGGCCTGCCGTACGACACCGATCCGAACCGCTGGGTGATGGGCGTGGTGGCCGCGCTGTATGCGCTGGCGCTGATCTCCGGCGTGGTAGTGCTGCTGCCCACCCTGGCCAAGGATTTCTTTGCGCTGCGGCTGGGCCGCAACCTGAAGCGCATGTGGCTCGATGCGCACAACGTGATCGGCATCGTCAGCTTGCCGTTCCACGTGATCATGGCGCTCACGGCCACCGTGTTTGCTTTCCACGACGGGCTGTATGCCGCGCAGGATGCTGCCCTGTACGACGGCAAGATCGACGCGCTGTGGCGCGCGGGCACACCGAAGCCGCCGCGCGTGGCGCCGGATCCGGCCAGTCTGCTGGCGCCCGCGGAACTGGTGGCGCGCGCCCGTGCCGCGGCACCCGGCTTCGAGCCCGTCGCGCTGCACTATGCGCGGGTCGGCAAGTCCGGCGCGAACGTGCGCGTGTGGGGGCGCGCGCCCACCGATATCGCCCGCACGCCGGAGGGCGGTTTCATCCTGATGGACCCGTACACGGGCAAAATCGGCGGCACCGACTACACCCCTGGGCTGCAACCGGGATCGGCGGCCACGCTGACCAGTTTCTTCGCGCTGCACTTCGCCAGCTTCGGCGGGCCATCGGTGGCGTGGGCGTATTTCGTACTGGGCCTGGCCGGCGCCTTCCTGTTCTACACGGGGAACCTGCTGTGGGTCGAAAGCCGGCGGCGCAGCGAGCGGGCCGGCCATGGCCCCGTCGAGCAGCGCCGCGCCACCCGGTGGATGGCGGCGGCCACGGTCGGCGTCTGCCTGGGCTGCATCTGCGCCGTGTCGCTGGCGATCGCCGCGGCCAAGGGCTTGCATGGCGTCGTCGCCGATCCGGGCGAATGGCACCGCTTGGTCTACTACACGGTGTTCCTGGGCGCGGTGGCATGGTCGTTCGTGGCGGGCGCGGCGCGCGCCGGTGTGCACCTGCTTTGGGGCGCCGCCATCGCCACTGCGCTCATCCCCGCGCTGTCGCTGGCCGCCTGGCTCGTACCGGGAACCTGGTGGGTGTCCGCCGACACGGCAACGCTGGCCGTCGACCTGGTGGCCGGTGCCGGCGCGCTGGCGTTCGCGGCGATGGCGCGGCGTACCGGCCGCAGGGTTGCGGCGGGCCGCAGCGACAGCGTCTGGGCAGCGTCCCGGCCCGGGATGGCCGCCTGA
- a CDS encoding TonB-dependent receptor, whose product MNKSEIAGAGMAMEPEGARTAGEGPAAARTLPARKRVAAVVALAVAQWASPALAQEARDATQAAPATQTAQASQARLATETEAQPDPNRLQSVVVTANKRVEKLESVPMAISVLSEETLQRNNVREIEDVVALTPSLTQASGTTAANNALFMRGIGTVSVGIGVESDVSVIIDDIPIAVQFQAFRDLADVSRVEVLKGPQSTLFGKSAVAGAINIVTKPISGPVVYRGSAYYTNDHEWRLAASVGGRMTDTFGMRIAVNKSDMPGNFTNLTTGEKVNGSSGKTMMAKFTWTPIPNLDIDFMPQYNEQSNTRGVTAVNAFYRTTGSAANGDLARVPVDLSTAYMNGNPQLPATLVLAGIDPTNPDNRSVRRDFPTGISSRTTGTGLKLSYTLPSDAVLMSISSWQRYKANDSRDQDFTDVPTIARPGETRFTVGNSQFGSYDIRSKTQELRLVSPDGGALRYVAGLWWARNEIDRHFIRGFCVAPVRCAANSPSSPTNYYTDIYNVNKAVFGQGTWDFAPTWTLVAGVRRNLEESGFNYERSFYTDQLDRSTFVPGPVGVDVFSSSGNEDWATTGKLSLQKQLNADWMVYAMTATGHKGKAYDVTSGLRASAAFPVDPETSRTYELGAKANLFNNRLSIAATVYKTDFEHYQQNTSFVLPDDPTIYTQLHSIPKIRTKGFELDANMLLSANWSVNAALAYTRPSIVDWKNGPCYQDNTNPAIGGTGLGEGGSLGGWNRQCFPIRAGATTGIQDLSGGVFPGTPKIKVNIGSNYDMRFTSLPFRAFVNGNVRYQGDYQTNINNDPRSVNAGYTIADLGFGIREAGDRWRLSFRVNNLFDRFYIPNANASGPSFRAGPTSTSPNITVDSWVPPRDVFRYFSAKLDVKF is encoded by the coding sequence TTGAACAAGAGCGAAATCGCAGGGGCCGGCATGGCCATGGAACCAGAGGGTGCCCGCACCGCAGGAGAAGGCCCGGCCGCAGCCCGAACCCTGCCGGCGCGCAAGCGCGTGGCCGCGGTAGTCGCGCTCGCCGTCGCGCAGTGGGCGTCGCCCGCACTGGCCCAGGAAGCCAGGGACGCCACGCAGGCTGCACCAGCCACGCAAACCGCACAGGCATCGCAAGCCAGGCTGGCCACGGAAACCGAAGCCCAGCCCGATCCGAACCGGCTGCAGTCGGTGGTCGTCACGGCCAACAAGCGCGTTGAAAAACTCGAGAGCGTGCCGATGGCCATTTCCGTGCTGTCGGAGGAAACCCTGCAGCGCAATAACGTGCGCGAGATCGAAGATGTCGTCGCGCTCACGCCATCGCTGACCCAGGCTTCCGGCACCACCGCCGCCAACAACGCGCTGTTCATGCGCGGCATCGGCACTGTGTCGGTCGGCATCGGCGTGGAATCGGACGTCTCGGTGATCATCGACGATATCCCCATCGCCGTGCAGTTCCAGGCCTTCCGCGACCTGGCCGACGTGTCGCGCGTGGAAGTGCTGAAAGGCCCGCAGAGCACCCTCTTCGGCAAGTCGGCCGTGGCCGGCGCGATCAACATCGTCACCAAGCCGATCAGCGGGCCGGTCGTGTACCGGGGCAGCGCCTACTACACCAACGACCACGAATGGCGCCTGGCCGCTTCGGTGGGCGGGCGGATGACGGACACCTTCGGCATGCGCATCGCCGTCAACAAGAGCGACATGCCGGGCAACTTCACCAACCTGACCACCGGCGAGAAGGTCAATGGATCGTCCGGCAAGACCATGATGGCGAAGTTCACGTGGACGCCGATTCCGAACCTGGACATCGACTTCATGCCGCAATATAACGAGCAGTCGAACACGCGCGGCGTCACCGCCGTGAACGCGTTCTACCGCACCACCGGCTCGGCCGCCAACGGCGACCTGGCGCGCGTGCCGGTCGACCTGTCCACCGCCTACATGAACGGCAATCCGCAATTGCCGGCCACGCTGGTCCTGGCCGGCATCGATCCCACCAATCCGGACAACCGGTCGGTGCGGCGCGACTTCCCCACCGGGATCAGTTCCCGCACCACCGGAACGGGCCTGAAGCTGTCGTACACCCTACCCAGCGACGCGGTGCTGATGTCGATCTCGTCCTGGCAGCGCTACAAGGCGAACGACTCGCGCGACCAGGACTTCACGGACGTGCCGACCATCGCCCGCCCCGGCGAGACCCGCTTCACCGTCGGCAACAGCCAGTTCGGCTCCTACGACATCCGCTCGAAGACCCAGGAATTGCGCCTCGTCTCGCCGGACGGCGGCGCCCTGCGCTACGTGGCCGGCCTGTGGTGGGCCCGCAACGAGATCGACCGCCACTTCATCCGCGGCTTCTGCGTGGCGCCGGTACGCTGCGCGGCCAACTCGCCATCGAGCCCCACCAACTACTACACCGACATCTACAACGTGAACAAGGCCGTGTTCGGCCAGGGCACCTGGGACTTCGCGCCCACCTGGACCCTGGTCGCCGGCGTGCGCCGCAACCTCGAGGAATCCGGCTTCAACTACGAGCGCAGCTTCTACACCGACCAGCTGGACCGTTCCACCTTCGTGCCCGGCCCGGTGGGCGTGGACGTGTTCAGCAGCAGCGGCAACGAGGACTGGGCCACCACCGGCAAGCTGAGCCTCCAGAAGCAGCTCAACGCCGACTGGATGGTGTACGCGATGACGGCCACCGGCCACAAGGGCAAGGCCTACGATGTGACCAGCGGCCTGCGCGCATCGGCCGCCTTCCCGGTGGATCCGGAAACCAGCCGCACCTACGAGCTGGGCGCGAAGGCCAACCTGTTCAACAACCGCCTGTCGATCGCCGCGACGGTCTACAAGACCGACTTCGAGCACTACCAGCAGAACACCTCGTTCGTGCTGCCGGACGACCCGACCATCTACACCCAGCTCCACTCGATCCCGAAAATCCGCACCAAGGGTTTCGAGCTCGACGCCAACATGCTGCTGTCGGCGAACTGGTCGGTCAACGCCGCGCTGGCCTACACGCGGCCCAGCATCGTCGACTGGAAGAACGGCCCCTGCTACCAGGACAACACCAATCCCGCGATCGGCGGCACGGGGCTGGGCGAAGGCGGTTCGCTGGGCGGCTGGAACCGCCAGTGCTTCCCGATCCGCGCCGGCGCCACCACCGGCATCCAGGACCTGTCCGGCGGCGTGTTCCCGGGCACGCCGAAGATCAAGGTCAATATCGGCAGCAACTACGACATGCGCTTCACGTCGCTGCCGTTTCGCGCCTTCGTCAACGGCAATGTGCGCTACCAGGGGGATTACCAGACCAACATCAACAACGATCCGCGGTCGGTCAACGCCGGCTACACGATCGCCGACCTGGGCTTCGGCATCCGCGAAGCGGGCGACCGCTGGCGCCTGAGCTTCCGCGTCAACAACCTGTTCGACCGGTTCTACATCCCCAACGCGAACGCCAGCGGGCCGAGCTTCCGGGCCGGGCCGACGTCCACGTCGCCGAACATCACGGTCGACAGCTGGGTGCCGCCGCGCGATGTGTTCCGCTACTTCAGCGCCAAGCTGGATGTGAAGTTCTGA
- a CDS encoding metallophosphoesterase, whose protein sequence is MLPIVNLVLGAYLIWRYVWTLRLGVPGKAALAALLMALIEHHWLVARVFGGTIASPEIPRAALIGVSVAYGTLATTAVLLLLRDLAGLAAWLPSRAAGRAILGNRAAPHVFLAASLVLAGIGVAQAIKVPAVKQLEVALPGLPAELDGYQVAHLTDLHLSRLLQAPWAAATVAATNAAAADLIVISGDLVDGTPAARAADVAPLAGLSARDGVFAVAGNHEYYADYVAWMRKFDELGIDMLENRHVVIRQGFVLAGVPDQMAARHGQRIPDTAAALAGKPAGLPVVLLDHRPANVLHNQPLGVDLQLSGHTHGGHAVGLDWIIARFNKGFVSGRYAVGRGMLYVSNGAGLWPGFPIRLGRPSDITLITLRTARPVG, encoded by the coding sequence GTGCTGCCCATCGTAAACCTCGTCCTCGGCGCGTACCTGATCTGGCGGTACGTCTGGACCTTGCGCCTCGGCGTGCCCGGCAAGGCCGCGCTGGCGGCCCTGCTCATGGCGCTGATCGAACATCACTGGCTGGTCGCCCGCGTGTTCGGCGGCACCATCGCGTCGCCGGAAATCCCCCGGGCCGCGCTGATCGGCGTGAGCGTGGCGTATGGCACGCTGGCCACGACGGCGGTGCTGCTCCTGCTCCGCGACCTGGCCGGCCTGGCCGCGTGGCTGCCGTCGCGCGCGGCCGGGCGGGCCATCCTGGGCAACCGGGCGGCGCCCCATGTGTTCCTGGCCGCCAGCCTGGTCCTGGCCGGCATCGGCGTGGCGCAGGCCATCAAGGTTCCGGCCGTCAAGCAACTGGAAGTCGCGCTGCCTGGCCTGCCGGCGGAGCTCGACGGTTACCAGGTCGCGCACCTGACCGACCTGCACCTGAGCCGCCTGCTGCAGGCTCCCTGGGCCGCGGCGACGGTCGCGGCCACCAACGCCGCGGCGGCGGACCTGATCGTCATCTCGGGCGACCTGGTCGACGGCACGCCCGCGGCGCGCGCCGCCGATGTGGCGCCATTGGCCGGTCTGTCGGCCAGGGACGGCGTGTTCGCCGTGGCGGGCAACCACGAATACTATGCCGACTACGTGGCGTGGATGCGCAAGTTCGACGAACTCGGCATCGACATGCTGGAGAACCGCCACGTGGTGATCCGCCAGGGCTTCGTGCTGGCCGGCGTTCCCGACCAGATGGCCGCCCGCCACGGGCAGCGCATTCCCGACACCGCCGCCGCGCTGGCGGGCAAGCCGGCCGGCCTGCCCGTCGTGCTGCTCGATCACCGGCCGGCCAACGTGCTGCACAACCAGCCGCTGGGCGTCGACCTGCAACTGTCCGGCCACACCCATGGAGGGCACGCCGTCGGCCTGGACTGGATCATCGCGCGCTTCAACAAGGGTTTTGTGTCCGGGCGCTATGCGGTCGGGCGGGGGATGCTCTATGTGAGCAATGGCGCCGGGCTGTGGCCGGGCTTCCCGATCCGGCTGGGCAGGCCTTCCGATATCACGCTGATCACGCTGCGCACCGCAAGGCCGGTGGGCTGA